Proteins from one Stenotrophomonas aracearum genomic window:
- a CDS encoding DUF2946 family protein: MNRRRAPYAALLQLAFLATLLMALAPLVSRWQQAQGPQVMLMPGGMAHVMAAAIVADEPAATPPPAMDHHGMAHHDMAMHDTSMQAMSTHGPSTSPVAATEPAPKPPVDPHAGHGEACEYCMMASRLMPWLAVLVVLLHALQLSAPPVPRTVATPRSVRWPAHAARGPPLYA, translated from the coding sequence GTGAACCGTCGCCGCGCCCCGTACGCCGCTCTGCTCCAGCTCGCCTTCCTGGCGACGCTGCTGATGGCGTTGGCCCCGCTGGTCAGCCGCTGGCAGCAGGCGCAGGGGCCGCAGGTGATGCTGATGCCTGGCGGCATGGCCCACGTGATGGCCGCCGCCATTGTCGCGGACGAACCCGCCGCAACGCCGCCCCCCGCGATGGATCATCACGGCATGGCCCACCACGACATGGCCATGCACGACACCTCGATGCAGGCAATGTCCACGCATGGTCCGTCGACGTCGCCGGTGGCAGCGACCGAACCCGCGCCGAAGCCTCCCGTCGATCCCCATGCCGGGCATGGCGAGGCCTGCGAATACTGCATGATGGCCTCGCGGCTGATGCCGTGGCTGGCCGTGCTGGTCGTGCTGCTGCATGCCCTGCAACTGTCTGCACCACCGGTGCCGCGCACTGTCGCCACGCCGCGAAGCGTCCGCTGGCCGGCCCACGCCGCGCGTGGTCCTCCGCTTTACGCCTGA
- a CDS encoding LysR family transcriptional regulator, translating into MTLTQLRYLVAIADAELNITLAASRVHATQPGLSKQLKQLEDELGFLLFVRKGRSLEAVTPAGVEVIGRARAVLAEANNIRTYAANQRRESQGQLVLTTTHTQARFVLPPAVARIKQAYPQVSVHLQQAAESDALDLLSQGDADIAIISTAGAEPTAGIAIPLYRWRRLVLVPRGHALDRPGAAPDLEALSTQPLISYESSTRGSSSLQRAFAASGLTPDIALTALDADLIKTYVRTGLGVGLLAEMAVNAGDEDLRSWPAPAPIDECIAWAVLPRDRVLRDYALELVHVLAPQIDTRDLRRVIDGNQEADWPVPPTWESLTQTITV; encoded by the coding sequence ATGACGCTGACCCAACTCCGTTACCTGGTCGCCATTGCCGACGCCGAGCTCAACATCACCCTGGCCGCGTCGCGGGTGCATGCCACCCAGCCGGGGCTGTCCAAGCAGCTCAAGCAGTTGGAAGATGAACTGGGCTTCCTGCTGTTCGTGCGCAAGGGCCGCAGCCTGGAAGCGGTGACCCCGGCCGGGGTCGAGGTGATCGGCCGCGCCCGCGCGGTGCTGGCGGAAGCCAACAACATCCGCACCTATGCCGCCAACCAGCGCCGCGAAAGCCAGGGCCAGCTGGTTCTGACCACCACCCACACCCAGGCGCGCTTCGTGCTGCCGCCGGCGGTGGCGCGCATCAAGCAGGCCTACCCGCAGGTCAGCGTGCACCTGCAGCAGGCTGCCGAAAGCGATGCGCTGGACCTGCTCAGCCAGGGCGATGCGGACATCGCCATCATCAGCACCGCCGGTGCCGAACCCACGGCTGGCATCGCCATTCCGCTGTACCGCTGGCGGCGGCTGGTGCTGGTGCCGCGCGGGCACGCGCTGGACCGCCCGGGCGCGGCGCCGGACCTGGAGGCGCTGTCGACCCAGCCGCTGATCAGCTACGAGTCCTCCACCCGTGGCAGCTCCTCGCTGCAGCGGGCGTTTGCGGCCTCCGGGCTGACGCCGGACATCGCCCTGACCGCGCTGGATGCGGACCTGATCAAGACTTACGTGCGCACCGGCCTGGGCGTAGGCCTTCTTGCGGAAATGGCGGTGAATGCGGGCGACGAAGACCTGCGTTCCTGGCCCGCCCCGGCCCCGATCGACGAATGCATCGCCTGGGCAGTACTGCCGCGCGACCGGGTGCTGCGCGATTACGCACTGGAGCTGGTGCATGTGCTGGCCCCGCAGATCGATACCCGGGATCTGCGGCGGGTCATTGATGGGAACCAGGAAGCGGATTGGCCGGTGCCGCCGACCTGGGAATCGTTGACGCAGACCATCACCGTCTAG